A genomic region of Mesobacillus jeotgali contains the following coding sequences:
- the fosM gene encoding FosM family fosfomycin resistance protein — protein sequence MEIKGINHLLFSVSDLERSITFYKNVFNAKLLVKGKATAYFDLNGIWLALNVEKDIPRQEIHQSYTHIAFSIDEEDIDPMYKKLKDLGVNILPGRIRSEKDKMSIYFTDPDGHKFEFHTGSIQNRIDYYKQEKGHMEFFD from the coding sequence GTGGAGATCAAGGGGATTAACCATTTATTATTTTCTGTTTCTGATTTGGAAAGATCAATTACTTTTTACAAAAACGTATTTAATGCCAAACTGTTAGTAAAAGGGAAAGCTACTGCTTACTTCGACCTTAATGGTATATGGCTAGCCCTGAATGTTGAGAAAGACATACCTCGTCAAGAAATACACCAATCATATACACATATAGCTTTTTCAATAGATGAAGAAGATATCGACCCAATGTATAAAAAGTTGAAAGATTTAGGAGTGAATATTTTACCAGGGCGCATAAGAAGTGAAAAAGATAAAATGTCTATTTATTTTACGGACCCCGATGGGCATAAATTTGAATTCCATACGGGGAGCATACAAAATAGAATTGATTACTACAAACAAGAAAAAGGTCATATGGAGTTTTTCGATTAA
- a CDS encoding DUF3238 domain-containing protein, whose product MNSQTHLRQQTLTGKLLPIALGIAGTLYAVNLNRRRKTAAPSHSRMLKYIELGTKQIKLEWKGPNRRYRAFRGKELIYEGMKPKLVDQNLVPGTLYTYCIETLDDQDNALERMRIQTTTSVDFKEKDNILEDVLITTIVTHDQISFEWEPIEGVSEYTIFRNGIQLETVSSCTFTDKNIKDDDVYTYMIKAKRPLQRSNQLKWELKSVVANAVGAIKKDSSSEMAADEEFTITKRVGPIRKLLRSPQENKCKNGSWQLRYTTFLQEEWIKNPNAASVDQIFKGDHRSFDPEASQYRTRGDIFIDTDRPTALLSKATGITEAFSRDHERLESARASDEGIQLEKVLTDDDRVKFHLNHSVSNPLVVSPAIDYHVCGTFYKDNEYNLVGIHDQAPEHEVYLKEPGTDEWQVIHLAHSKGLEMMADPMANHYWRYSTFTN is encoded by the coding sequence ATGAATAGTCAAACTCATCTAAGACAACAAACACTCACTGGCAAACTTTTACCGATTGCACTGGGCATTGCCGGAACTCTATATGCTGTCAACTTGAATCGCCGGCGCAAGACTGCCGCTCCTTCTCACTCAAGGATGCTAAAATATATCGAACTAGGCACCAAACAAATCAAACTGGAATGGAAGGGTCCCAACAGGCGTTATCGTGCGTTTAGAGGTAAGGAACTCATCTACGAAGGAATGAAGCCAAAACTGGTGGACCAAAACCTTGTTCCTGGCACCCTGTACACATACTGTATAGAAACCCTTGATGATCAAGACAATGCATTAGAAAGAATGCGAATCCAAACGACTACATCAGTCGATTTCAAAGAAAAAGACAATATACTGGAGGACGTACTCATTACAACGATTGTCACTCATGATCAAATCAGTTTTGAATGGGAACCGATCGAGGGTGTTTCAGAGTATACGATTTTCAGAAACGGGATTCAATTGGAAACTGTGTCTTCCTGTACTTTTACCGATAAAAATATCAAGGATGACGATGTCTACACTTACATGATTAAAGCCAAGCGTCCATTGCAGCGGTCGAATCAGTTAAAATGGGAGCTAAAATCGGTGGTCGCCAATGCGGTAGGTGCTATAAAAAAAGATTCTTCCTCCGAGATGGCTGCAGATGAAGAGTTTACCATCACCAAAAGGGTTGGACCAATCAGGAAATTGTTGAGATCACCGCAGGAAAACAAATGTAAAAACGGCAGCTGGCAGCTCCGGTACACAACATTTTTACAAGAAGAATGGATTAAAAATCCGAATGCCGCATCTGTGGATCAGATTTTTAAAGGAGATCACCGCTCATTTGATCCTGAGGCATCACAATATAGGACAAGAGGAGATATATTTATCGATACGGACCGCCCTACTGCCCTGTTAAGCAAGGCTACGGGCATAACAGAAGCATTCAGCAGGGACCATGAACGGTTAGAATCCGCGAGGGCCTCTGACGAGGGAATTCAATTGGAAAAGGTGCTTACAGACGATGACAGAGTTAAGTTTCACCTGAACCATTCTGTCAGCAATCCACTGGTCGTATCTCCTGCCATTGACTATCATGTTTGCGGAACTTTTTATAAAGACAACGAATACAACCTAGTTGGAATACATGACCAGGCACCCGAACATGAGGTTTATCTAAAAGAACCAGGCACAGACGAGTGGCAAGTCATCCATCTGGCTCACAGCAAAGGTCTCGAAATGATGGCAGACCCAATGGCCAACCATTACTGGCGTTACTCTACTTTCACTAACTAA
- a CDS encoding iron-containing alcohol dehydrogenase, whose amino-acid sequence MVQEMHLPGSIYHGAGSIENLADAAAEIGANNLFVVISTSVLREPLNLETGLKKILKKTNLQLTLFSELKGEPTTENVIAATNNCKECNADCIVAVGGGSAIDLAKAVSVMTVNPDIKYHEIPRMKRIKRLPLIAVPTTAGTGSEATKVMVITDIDTGIKLNPGHPGLIPDITILDPELTLTLPKSFTVFTGMDALAHAVEAFVSTKATIMSDNFALKAIRLINKALPDAYKDGSDIEARETMLLGSCFAGIAFSNSSTNLAHAAGRALGARFHIPHGLSVALLLPFVVEFGLEFAQERYATIGKILNPGADGSEKTMAKETLKMIMSLNDQFHIWEEGAKYLNGSDESIIPLLVDDALAGNGILTNQVIPVHEDIKQIYQKLLKKISEYSVL is encoded by the coding sequence ATGGTTCAGGAAATGCATTTACCCGGCAGTATTTATCATGGAGCCGGGAGTATAGAGAATCTAGCAGATGCGGCAGCAGAGATTGGGGCGAACAACTTGTTTGTTGTGATTAGTACAAGTGTGCTGAGAGAGCCACTCAATCTGGAAACAGGGTTAAAGAAGATTTTAAAAAAAACAAACCTCCAACTGACGCTTTTTTCCGAACTCAAAGGTGAACCAACTACAGAAAATGTCATAGCGGCCACCAATAACTGCAAGGAATGCAATGCTGATTGTATAGTTGCCGTAGGCGGAGGTAGCGCGATTGATTTGGCGAAAGCTGTTTCAGTTATGACAGTAAATCCTGATATTAAGTATCACGAGATTCCGAGAATGAAGAGAATCAAGAGATTACCTCTCATTGCCGTACCAACGACCGCGGGAACTGGCTCGGAGGCAACAAAGGTTATGGTCATAACAGATATTGACACTGGCATCAAGTTGAATCCAGGTCACCCAGGGTTAATTCCCGATATCACCATCCTTGATCCGGAGTTAACATTAACATTGCCGAAATCGTTTACCGTCTTTACAGGAATGGATGCCTTAGCACATGCAGTGGAGGCCTTTGTTTCGACGAAGGCAACTATAATGAGCGACAATTTTGCTTTAAAGGCGATTCGTTTAATCAATAAAGCCTTACCTGACGCCTATAAAGATGGAAGTGATATAGAGGCACGTGAAACTATGCTTCTTGGCAGCTGCTTTGCGGGTATAGCTTTCTCGAATTCTTCTACTAATCTTGCACATGCAGCAGGAAGGGCATTAGGAGCCAGATTTCATATTCCGCACGGTTTAAGTGTGGCCTTATTGCTGCCATTTGTAGTCGAATTTGGACTCGAATTTGCCCAGGAAAGATATGCAACCATCGGAAAAATACTTAATCCAGGAGCAGATGGCTCAGAGAAAACAATGGCGAAAGAGACCTTGAAAATGATCATGAGTTTAAATGATCAGTTTCACATTTGGGAAGAAGGAGCAAAGTACCTTAACGGGAGCGATGAAAGCATAATACCTCTTCTTGTAGACGATGCATTGGCGGGAAATGGAATCCTCACAAATCAGGTGATTCCGGTTCACGAGGATATTAAACAAATCTATCAAAAATTGCTCAAAAAAATATCTGAATATTCAGTATTATAA
- a CDS encoding GntR family transcriptional regulator: MVEIDVDNPIPYHVQIKNLLRKEILGGQYKEKIPSERELMNRFSVSRTTVREAITHLVNDGVLTKVHGKGTYISPKKPIEEWLNSLHSLTETVRKMGMKPGSVLLNSGVMTKPRYFADKIGEKEFFTIERLRTADGNPIAIERHYYSREIGQQLSKHDLETSAIYELIEKNLGIELHQAEQFISCKKISDMDAENLGIPKGINVLCVERLIKGADGKPIELYISYYKPDMYVFRVNTKREK; this comes from the coding sequence TTGGTTGAGATTGATGTGGACAATCCAATTCCTTACCATGTGCAAATAAAGAACTTACTTAGGAAGGAGATTTTAGGAGGCCAATATAAAGAAAAAATTCCAAGTGAAAGGGAATTAATGAATCGCTTTTCGGTGAGCAGGACAACTGTACGTGAGGCGATTACCCATTTAGTCAACGATGGGGTATTAACCAAAGTACATGGAAAAGGGACTTATATATCGCCGAAGAAACCAATTGAAGAGTGGCTGAACTCTTTACATAGTTTAACAGAGACAGTGCGGAAAATGGGGATGAAGCCTGGATCTGTCTTGTTGAACAGTGGAGTGATGACTAAGCCGAGGTACTTTGCTGATAAAATTGGTGAAAAGGAATTTTTCACAATCGAAAGGCTTCGGACTGCGGATGGGAATCCAATTGCGATTGAACGCCATTACTACAGCCGAGAGATCGGCCAGCAGCTTTCTAAGCATGATTTAGAAACATCTGCTATATATGAATTGATTGAAAAGAACCTGGGAATTGAACTTCATCAGGCAGAACAGTTTATTTCCTGTAAAAAGATTTCAGACATGGATGCTGAAAATCTAGGAATACCTAAGGGGATTAATGTTCTTTGTGTGGAGCGTTTGATCAAAGGGGCAGATGGGAAACCAATTGAATTGTATATTAGCTATTACAAGCCTGATATGTATGTTTTTCGGGTCAATACAAAAAGAGAAAAATAG
- a CDS encoding DMT family transporter: MLRVKGILMIVIGAILWGMTGSITEWVLANTELSVPFILTIRMIIAGSNILAFLAIKKEDIFTVVKTPYWRNQLVVFSILGMVGLQYTFTMAIEASNAVVATLLQFSAPIFVVLYVSFNHKKWPPRFQMLGIAGTLAGLFLLLTNGSIRGLLVSPTALLWGVAVGLTFAFYTLYPARLMKEWSVLAIVGWSMLFGGIVLGVINRVWLSDEWLIVVQPKMVLIMAILIIFGTLAFLLFLSSMNYITAVETSILSSVEPLTVMVISVIWFDTMLQSVQLMGAMIMLVFVTWLSIGDKKASVEGQVVKGNNS; the protein is encoded by the coding sequence ATGTTACGGGTAAAAGGAATACTTATGATTGTCATTGGAGCCATACTTTGGGGGATGACTGGTTCGATCACCGAGTGGGTGCTCGCTAATACGGAATTGTCGGTTCCTTTTATCCTGACTATCCGGATGATTATTGCTGGAAGCAACATCCTGGCGTTCCTGGCAATTAAAAAGGAAGATATTTTTACAGTTGTGAAAACACCTTACTGGCGGAACCAGTTGGTCGTATTCAGCATTCTGGGAATGGTAGGGTTACAGTACACTTTTACGATGGCAATTGAAGCGAGCAATGCTGTAGTAGCAACATTACTCCAATTTTCCGCTCCAATTTTTGTTGTCCTCTATGTTTCTTTTAATCATAAAAAATGGCCGCCACGCTTTCAGATGCTTGGCATTGCCGGTACATTGGCCGGGCTTTTCCTTTTATTGACGAATGGGTCGATTAGAGGTTTGTTGGTTAGTCCGACGGCATTGCTATGGGGAGTTGCAGTGGGTCTGACGTTTGCTTTCTATACACTTTACCCGGCACGTTTGATGAAGGAATGGAGCGTATTGGCAATTGTCGGCTGGAGTATGTTGTTCGGCGGAATTGTACTTGGAGTGATTAACCGAGTTTGGCTGAGCGATGAATGGCTAATTGTTGTTCAGCCGAAGATGGTTTTGATCATGGCCATCTTGATAATCTTTGGCACACTGGCGTTCCTGCTATTCTTAAGCAGCATGAATTATATTACTGCAGTTGAAACTAGCATCCTTTCAAGTGTCGAACCTTTAACCGTTATGGTCATTTCAGTTATTTGGTTCGATACGATGCTCCAAAGCGTCCAGCTGATGGGCGCTATGATCATGCTCGTATTCGTAACCTGGCTGTCGATCGGCGATAAGAAAGCATCAGTTGAGGGACAGGTTGTTAAGGGGAATAATAGCTAA
- a CDS encoding thiamine pyrophosphate-binding protein produces MAEMTGGEVIAKMLSIENVEKVFGIIDGTYFGFYSNLQKYGIDLVSPRHETTAAHMAGAYARVTGKLGVCMASNGPGVANILPGLVVEEAEGNRVLVITSARRTGIMYPDRGGTYQCFDQTGVISQFGKWSETVPSFERIPEMMRTALRKCYEGRPGIVHIDIPENILNTKVKCDLNFWEPHQYRVTEFPGATESQLEAACDLLINSQFPVIHAGSGVIHSKASEELEMVGELLQSMVTTSWAARGAISESNPLMMPMIYLQTNNKIRNEADVVLVLGSRIGETDWWGKAPYWDSNQKMIQVDIDHGILGANKPAHLAIQADIKTFLTQLYQKLQQRQDSIQTANRKASIQKHTAEKEKNRKKLDQHLEDFSVPMNTAHVPVISQQVFPPGTNLVIDGGNTTIWTNFYYSVDDPGSVFSTYKFGMLGAGIGQALGVAAANPDRPVCCIIGDGAMGFHPQEIETAVRNNLQVIYIVVCDRQWGMVKMNQHFALKPIKTVLKKSLSAEESINTDLGEIKFDMLAESMGAHGEHVNDPKDLKGAIERSLMTGKCSVIQVDVDPVKHMWAPGLKYFKDMHQEPKGK; encoded by the coding sequence ATGGCTGAAATGACAGGTGGAGAAGTAATCGCAAAAATGTTAAGTATCGAAAATGTGGAGAAGGTATTTGGCATTATTGACGGTACTTATTTTGGATTCTATTCTAATCTACAAAAATACGGTATCGACTTGGTTTCGCCCAGACACGAAACAACTGCGGCACATATGGCTGGAGCGTATGCCCGGGTAACGGGGAAACTGGGAGTTTGTATGGCAAGCAATGGTCCTGGTGTGGCTAATATTCTCCCTGGATTAGTTGTTGAAGAAGCAGAGGGGAATCGCGTGCTGGTCATTACGAGTGCCAGAAGGACGGGGATCATGTACCCTGACCGTGGGGGAACGTACCAGTGTTTCGATCAGACGGGTGTTATTTCACAGTTTGGAAAGTGGAGTGAAACTGTGCCGTCATTTGAGCGTATTCCTGAGATGATGAGGACAGCATTGAGGAAATGCTACGAGGGCAGGCCAGGTATTGTCCATATTGATATTCCGGAAAATATCCTGAATACGAAAGTGAAATGTGACCTGAACTTTTGGGAGCCGCATCAATATCGCGTTACAGAATTTCCTGGCGCTACAGAAAGTCAGCTTGAAGCAGCCTGTGATTTATTGATTAATTCGCAATTCCCCGTGATCCACGCTGGCAGCGGAGTCATCCATTCCAAAGCATCTGAGGAATTAGAAATGGTGGGGGAGTTATTACAGTCGATGGTAACGACAAGCTGGGCTGCAAGAGGGGCAATATCGGAGAGCAACCCGTTGATGATGCCTATGATTTACTTACAAACGAATAACAAAATCCGGAACGAAGCAGATGTCGTATTAGTCCTTGGGTCAAGAATCGGAGAAACGGACTGGTGGGGCAAGGCGCCTTATTGGGATTCAAACCAAAAAATGATCCAGGTAGACATAGATCACGGCATCTTAGGTGCGAATAAACCAGCACATCTGGCGATTCAGGCGGATATCAAAACATTCCTTACTCAACTCTACCAAAAGCTCCAGCAGCGCCAAGACTCCATTCAAACAGCGAACAGAAAAGCTTCCATCCAGAAACATACCGCTGAAAAAGAAAAAAATCGAAAAAAGCTTGATCAACATTTAGAGGACTTCTCTGTGCCAATGAATACAGCTCATGTTCCTGTCATCAGCCAGCAAGTTTTCCCTCCAGGTACTAACCTTGTGATCGATGGTGGCAATACGACGATTTGGACTAATTTTTATTATTCTGTCGACGATCCTGGCTCGGTTTTCTCGACCTATAAGTTTGGTATGCTCGGAGCCGGAATCGGGCAGGCTCTTGGCGTTGCAGCTGCAAATCCTGATCGGCCTGTCTGCTGCATCATTGGGGACGGTGCTATGGGCTTCCATCCACAGGAAATTGAAACAGCAGTCCGGAATAATTTACAGGTTATCTATATCGTAGTCTGCGACCGTCAGTGGGGAATGGTGAAGATGAACCAGCATTTCGCCCTGAAACCAATCAAGACAGTTTTGAAAAAATCCTTAAGTGCTGAAGAAAGCATTAATACAGATTTAGGAGAAATCAAGTTTGACATGCTTGCTGAAAGTATGGGAGCGCATGGAGAGCATGTCAACGACCCGAAAGATCTTAAGGGAGCAATAGAACGGTCTTTGATGACAGGGAAATGTTCGGTCATCCAAGTTGATGTTGACCCGGTAAAACATATGTGGGCTCCTGGATTAAAGTATTTCAAAGATATGCACCAGGAACCAAAGGGCAAATAA
- a CDS encoding GreA/GreB family elongation factor, with product MSVKITPKGEQLILQQIANLEQELKQVRVDKNIAFNACGDDKIANPNFHKLEQDERVLVERIQEIQHTYKTSEFIKVDERNTEIVDIGSIVKCSFKYTDFMEEEIYEIVGYGESNIDENKIFYDTPVAKKLLGLKIGDETVLSVPSGKVKCKVLKMYSGWEEVE from the coding sequence ATGTCAGTAAAAATCACACCAAAGGGAGAGCAACTGATTCTTCAGCAAATAGCTAATCTGGAGCAAGAGCTGAAGCAAGTTCGAGTTGATAAAAATATTGCCTTTAATGCTTGCGGAGATGATAAGATAGCTAATCCGAATTTTCATAAATTAGAGCAGGATGAACGTGTATTGGTGGAGCGCATTCAGGAGATTCAGCATACGTATAAGACTTCTGAGTTTATTAAGGTTGATGAGCGTAATACTGAAATAGTAGATATTGGCTCAATTGTGAAGTGTTCGTTTAAGTATACAGATTTTATGGAAGAAGAAATTTATGAAATTGTCGGCTACGGAGAGTCGAATATAGACGAGAATAAAATTTTCTATGACACGCCAGTTGCAAAGAAGTTACTTGGCTTAAAAATAGGTGATGAAACTGTGTTGTCAGTACCTTCTGGAAAAGTGAAATGCAAGGTTTTGAAAATGTATAGCGGATGGGAAGAAGTAGAGTAA
- a CDS encoding bile acid:sodium symporter family protein, giving the protein MGIDQVTLNFNSATLTIMNILIGFIMFGVALDLKVDDFKRTLSTPKPVLIGLVAQFFLLPAFTFLLVMIVKPLPSIALGLFLVAACPGGNLSNFLTYLGKGNTPLSISMSAISTVLAIFMTPFNTLFWGSLYPGTNALMRSFSISPVDMLVTIFIMLGVPLVAGMYIGYKYPGWASRTNNWMKRFSIIFFILFVLASLASNFTYFLDFVGMVAIVVFLHNLVAILLGYFSSRVAGLPEQDRRAIAIEVGIQNSGLGLILIFNFFDGLGGMAIVAAWWAIWHIISGLSLATFWSKREPKTTAINGGIQA; this is encoded by the coding sequence ATGGGAATCGATCAAGTAACTCTTAACTTCAACTCCGCCACCCTGACCATTATGAATATTTTGATAGGATTTATTATGTTCGGTGTCGCGCTAGATTTAAAAGTAGACGATTTTAAACGGACACTCTCTACGCCAAAGCCGGTTTTGATAGGTCTCGTTGCGCAATTTTTCCTGTTGCCCGCGTTTACTTTCTTGTTAGTCATGATCGTTAAACCATTACCCAGCATTGCATTAGGTTTATTTTTAGTGGCCGCATGTCCGGGAGGTAATCTATCAAATTTCTTAACGTATTTGGGGAAGGGAAATACGCCCCTATCGATCAGCATGTCAGCTATTTCAACGGTTTTGGCTATATTCATGACACCATTCAATACCCTATTTTGGGGCTCATTATATCCAGGAACAAATGCGTTGATGCGTTCATTCTCAATCAGTCCGGTTGATATGCTAGTCACGATTTTTATCATGCTTGGTGTACCTCTCGTTGCTGGAATGTATATTGGCTACAAATACCCAGGATGGGCAAGCAGGACAAATAATTGGATGAAACGTTTTTCGATAATCTTTTTTATCCTGTTCGTGTTAGCTTCACTGGCATCCAACTTCACGTATTTCCTTGATTTTGTCGGGATGGTTGCCATCGTGGTCTTTCTTCATAATCTTGTTGCCATTCTGTTAGGCTATTTTTCTTCGCGGGTCGCTGGGCTTCCTGAACAAGACAGAAGAGCCATCGCAATAGAAGTTGGCATCCAAAATTCTGGCTTAGGTTTAATCCTTATTTTCAACTTCTTTGATGGACTTGGCGGGATGGCGATCGTAGCGGCATGGTGGGCTATCTGGCACATCATCTCCGGGTTGTCACTGGCTACTTTCTGGTCAAAAAGAGAGCCGAAAACAACAGCAATAAATGGAGGTATTCAAGCATGA
- a CDS encoding PIG-L deacetylase family protein: MQKWKRTSFVVLISIVSLLVILVAGGIMYANYYVNDEDILVSEELFPDGAPKKIMTIFAHPDDEIMIAGTYHKLNKNNDVTSVLATFTRGEAGGTGGLVPKEKLGETRTKELQKAAEILNIDHLEVYDYPDSGLVDADHEAIKQTIRELIHQYKPTTILTYDDIVGLYGHPDHVLMSKLTKEVVTEEMEKADSSVKRLYFATLPKPMIDLALKLSPTFKERYPRDKGLPEPTIAFPMASEASARKQVLLAHETQWKTVASVQPYHDKVPSWIYYRIFDREYYHLVKSK; the protein is encoded by the coding sequence ATGCAGAAATGGAAAAGAACATCATTCGTTGTGTTGATTTCAATTGTATCCCTGCTAGTGATTTTGGTTGCTGGAGGGATAATGTATGCTAACTATTATGTGAACGATGAGGATATCCTTGTTTCCGAGGAGCTTTTTCCCGATGGTGCACCGAAGAAGATTATGACCATCTTTGCTCATCCCGATGATGAAATCATGATTGCCGGAACGTATCATAAATTAAATAAGAATAACGATGTTACCAGTGTGCTTGCTACTTTTACCAGGGGAGAAGCTGGCGGTACTGGAGGCCTTGTTCCCAAAGAGAAACTTGGGGAAACACGGACTAAAGAATTGCAAAAAGCAGCTGAGATCCTAAATATCGACCATTTGGAAGTCTATGATTATCCTGACAGCGGACTGGTTGATGCGGATCATGAAGCAATCAAACAAACAATTAGAGAACTAATTCATCAATATAAGCCCACAACCATCCTTACCTATGATGATATAGTCGGGCTATACGGACATCCTGACCATGTTTTGATGAGCAAGTTGACCAAAGAAGTCGTTACGGAGGAAATGGAAAAAGCAGATTCTTCTGTGAAGCGACTCTATTTCGCAACCCTTCCCAAGCCAATGATTGACCTTGCGCTCAAGCTCTCCCCTACTTTCAAAGAACGATACCCTCGGGATAAAGGCTTGCCAGAACCTACAATCGCCTTCCCGATGGCTTCCGAAGCATCCGCACGCAAACAAGTCCTGCTTGCACATGAAACACAATGGAAAACCGTAGCAAGCGTACAGCCCTATCACGATAAAGTTCCATCATGGATATATTACCGAATATTCGACCGCGAGTACTATCATTTGGTCAAATCTAAATAA
- a CDS encoding NUDIX domain-containing protein, translating into MFFQRKTYRIKPDNLNDINNFFHNNVYPVHIKNGAKLIGRWVNETKDEILVIWEYTSMEQYERIDDLLKNSNPYNIAMKNLKGFYTEAKENLMSSTAPYPSAYHEHKHLLSVSGYITNKDGEVLLVRNFHRSDTMEMPGGQVEEGETLEEAIHREVLEETGINVSLHGITGIYQNVTSGVTCVVFRGEYQSGEVRPAEGETSEVFFAKITKENIEQFITREQFRNRATDAMNANYIPYEAFKAKPYELVSRFEVKKEYS; encoded by the coding sequence TTGTTTTTTCAAAGAAAAACATACAGAATCAAACCTGATAACCTGAATGATATCAATAATTTCTTTCATAACAATGTATATCCTGTTCACATTAAAAATGGTGCGAAATTAATTGGGCGCTGGGTGAACGAGACCAAGGACGAAATTCTTGTTATCTGGGAATATACCAGCATGGAGCAATATGAAAGAATCGATGATCTACTCAAAAATAGTAATCCTTACAACATAGCTATGAAGAATTTGAAGGGATTTTACACAGAGGCAAAAGAAAATTTAATGTCTTCAACTGCTCCTTATCCTTCAGCATATCATGAGCATAAACATTTATTGTCTGTTAGTGGATACATCACCAATAAAGATGGAGAAGTTCTCCTAGTCAGGAATTTTCACCGTTCAGATACAATGGAAATGCCTGGCGGCCAGGTAGAAGAAGGAGAAACATTGGAAGAGGCCATTCATCGGGAGGTATTAGAAGAGACGGGTATTAATGTGAGTTTACATGGTATAACAGGCATTTACCAAAATGTGACTAGCGGAGTTACATGTGTAGTCTTCAGAGGTGAGTATCAATCTGGTGAAGTCAGGCCAGCAGAGGGAGAAACTTCAGAAGTCTTTTTTGCAAAAATAACGAAAGAAAATATAGAACAATTTATTACGAGAGAACAATTTAGAAACAGAGCTACAGACGCGATGAATGCGAACTACATACCATATGAAGCATTTAAAGCAAAACCTTACGAGCTAGTTAGTAGATTTGAAGTAAAAAAAGAGTATAGTTAA
- a CDS encoding HAD family hydrolase: protein MKAVLFDFDGTLADTLPVCFLAFESVFKKFDDRDVTTEEIKSMFGPSETGIIRENLKNTNHEKAIELYYEIYRDRHENLVPKNEEIYTLLIELKKRGYKLGIVTGKARKSLDISLEYLELNNIFDVIVTGDDVVLPKPHPEGVNKALEELGVSNTEAIFLGDSDADILAGKHANVPTIGVQWLPNFQTIDFSIQPDEVYSKINEFLPSLPDTKVES, encoded by the coding sequence ATGAAAGCAGTTCTTTTTGATTTTGATGGCACTCTTGCTGATACACTCCCTGTGTGTTTCTTGGCGTTTGAATCAGTGTTTAAAAAATTTGATGATCGTGATGTCACAACAGAAGAAATAAAATCAATGTTTGGTCCTTCGGAGACTGGTATTATTCGTGAAAATCTTAAGAATACTAATCATGAAAAAGCCATTGAGTTATATTATGAGATTTATAGGGATCGACATGAAAATTTAGTTCCGAAAAATGAAGAAATTTACACCTTACTCATTGAGTTGAAAAAACGTGGCTATAAACTGGGAATAGTGACTGGAAAAGCAAGAAAAAGTCTCGACATATCTTTAGAATACCTGGAGTTAAATAACATTTTTGATGTGATTGTTACCGGAGATGACGTGGTGTTACCAAAACCCCATCCTGAGGGGGTTAATAAAGCATTAGAAGAACTGGGTGTATCTAACACTGAGGCAATCTTCTTGGGGGATAGCGACGCTGATATATTGGCCGGAAAGCATGCGAATGTACCTACAATAGGAGTACAATGGCTGCCTAATTTCCAGACAATTGACTTTAGTATTCAGCCAGATGAAGTTTATAGTAAGATAAATGAATTTTTACCTTCCCTTCCAGATACTAAGGTGGAAAGTTAA
- a CDS encoding thiol-disulfide oxidoreductase DCC family protein: MHPVILFDGVCNFCDASVQFILNRDPNETFHFASLQSEAGQELLKKYQVRDDVDSMILIENDKVYYKSAAALRISRHLRGAWKLLYLFMIVPAPIRNVVYDLIARNRYKWFGQKESCMLPPPDVRKRFL, from the coding sequence ATGCATCCTGTCATTTTATTTGACGGAGTTTGCAACTTTTGTGATGCGAGTGTCCAATTTATTCTGAATCGTGATCCAAATGAAACGTTTCACTTTGCTTCACTTCAGAGTGAAGCCGGGCAGGAACTGTTGAAAAAGTATCAAGTGCGAGACGATGTGGACAGCATGATTTTAATTGAGAATGATAAGGTTTATTATAAATCCGCCGCTGCCCTGAGGATTAGCCGTCATTTGCGTGGTGCATGGAAGCTTCTTTATCTGTTCATGATCGTCCCAGCTCCAATTAGGAATGTAGTGTATGATCTCATCGCCAGGAACCGATACAAGTGGTTTGGCCAGAAGGAAAGCTGCATGCTGCCTCCGCCGGATGTGCGGAAGCGATTTTTATAA